A region from the Nematostella vectensis chromosome 13, jaNemVect1.1, whole genome shotgun sequence genome encodes:
- the LOC5519514 gene encoding pre-mRNA 3' end processing protein WDR33, whose translation MRPSQVLLCLAAGVCLATLANCSPALRKPQLKKRSFYGQQYGQQYGQPEQTDQERMEAYWNQQLPLGFFVNNGVMGPPGPPGPPGPVVVGSGSGAGAVIAGPPGPPGPPGPPGPPGGVYSSGPQNSITCQGEKQWLQCPPYQLIRVNNAFWGRDDPTTCTRSGIQHGLITDRNCPQDEQNTLAKVGDFYDNTLAQVGDSYDNTLAKTGDL comes from the exons ATGAGGCCCTCACAGGTTCTCCTGTGCCTCGCTGCAGGCGTGTGTCTTGCCACCCTCGCG AACTGTTCTCCCGCGTTACGCAAGCCCCAGTTAAAGAAGCGATCTTTCTATGGCCAGCAATATGGACAACAATATGGCCAGCCAGAACAGACAGACCAAGAAAGGATGGAGGCGTATTGGAACCAACAGCTTCCTCTTGGATTCTTCGTCAATAACGGCGTGATGGGACCCCCTGGGCCTCCTGGTCCCCCCGGCCCAGTCGTGGTTGGAAGCGGTAGCGGAGCGGGTGCGGTGATTGCAGGACCACCCGGGCCACCCGGGCCTCCTGGACCCCCTGGGCCTCCTGGCGGCGTATATTCCTCG GGACCCCAAAACAGTATCACGTGCCAGGGCGAGAAGCAGTGGCTTCAGTGCCCACCCTATCAGCTCATCCGAGTCAACAATGCATTCTGGGGCCGTGACGACCCCACCACGTGCACACGTAGTGGTATTCAGCATGGACTTATCACCGACAGGAACTGCCCACAGGACGAGCAGAACACGCTAGCTAAGGTAGGCGATTTTTACGATAATACGCTAGCTCAGGTAGGCGACTCTTACGATAATACGCTAGCTAAGACAGGCGACCTCTAG